The candidate division KSB1 bacterium genomic sequence GCATTGTTGATCATAAAATAAAGCCGCCATTTCAATTTTAGCACTTAAGAGAAGAGTCACTTCAGGCTCTTCTCTTTCTTTTTAGGGGAGAATGTGCTCAGGTGGCTTTCCATTTTTAAAAATTATCTGCAATTCTTCTAGCCTATTTTAATAAATTACTTTGGACTTCAATAATCAAGCTCAGAATCCAAACGAAAATTTTCGCGAGTTTTACGATTCGGTTGGCCGGCTTTACCCTGAAGAGAAATTGGTTTTTAAGACCCTGCGGGGGGTGATTCGCCGTCAGTTTATTCTTTCTCATCTTCAGAAATTCAAAGGCGTGCTGCTGGATTTAGGCTGCAACCGCGGCTACTATATTTCAGAATACCTGAATGGCAAGGCAATTGGCGTAGATATCTCCTACCCTGTTTTGCAAGAAGCAAAAAGCCGCCTTCCTGAGATAAGTTTTTTGCAAGGGGACGCTCAACAGCTTGCGTTTCTCAAGCCGAATTCAGTCGATGCGATTTTATGCTCAGAAATGATCGAGCATGTTCCAAATGCGCAAGGAGTCATTTCCGAGTGTTTTAGAATCTTAAAGCCCGGAGGTGATCTTTTGATTACAACGCCCAATTACAAGAAAGAAAAGCCTACCTGGATCAAAATCGGCGAGATGAAATCATACGGCGTGCGGGGCGTCAAAGATGACACGTATTTTCACACTGCATTTCGCCCGGAGGAATTAAAAGAAATGGCTGAATCTGCCGGATTTACAAACGTAGAAACCGGGACCTTTGAAAAAGAAGTCAAATACTCGACTCGAATTCCTGTGGTCCTTTATCACTTGTTGAATATGTTAAATACACATCTTGTCCATAGTGGTAAACTTGAGAGAGCCAATGAAACTATGCTGAACAAGAGCAGTTTGTTTATTTATAGATTTTGCAAAATTATTGGCTTAAATGGATTTTTTGTCAGCCTTGTGAAAGAGGGTGTGCGGTCTTATTTATTTGCGAGGAGGGCAGAATAAAGAATTGATTACCATTAACAATAGCCACGGATTTACACAGATTCGACACGGATAAATGCATTTAGAAAAAAACTAAACCATGACACGCCATTGGAATTGTAGAAATTGTAAGTTTTAATAAAATAAGGGTTGAGGTTAAGAGACGACAAGCGGTACAATAATTTTTTTTTCGTCTTTGATTAAAGGAGAGATTTTATCATGAATAGACTGGCAAAAAATGAGTATCGCGGCGATTTTGTTTCTATCGTTGTTTGCAAAAGGTTGTGTGCCGCCAGGAGCTAAATTGTCGCCAATGCAGAAGCGACAAATTACCACAAGGTTAATCGAAGGCTCATATGAAGATACCTACCGTGCAGCTTTAACGGTTTTTCAAGACCAGGATTATATAATACAAAATACCGATATGCAGGCAGGATTAATCGTTGCTTATGTTGACGGGCTTCAAGCGCGGCTACGGAAACTGCCGGATCCGTGCTAGGAGCTCTTTTTACAGCGAATTCGGGTACGACGACCACGGCCGGCACCGGGTTTGAGCTAAGTTGCATTGCCAGCAAAATCAGTGAAACGAGCACGGAAATGCGTTTGAGTACCCATGAAACGGCGTATGGCAAGTCGGGTTCTACTGTTAATCAAAAAACGAAGCAGATTTATAATTCCAAGATTTTTCAAAATTTCTTTAACCAGGTAATCATCGAAGTCAAAAGAAGGGAGGCGATGAGGTGACAACTATGGGAGTGGGTTTTTGACACTGACGCTCTTACTTCTGCCCTTGCAGATGATGCTTGTGCAAAACAGTCAATCATTCTCGCGGTCCATAGAGAGGGTCTCATCGCAAAAGCTTTTGCAGGCGATGCAATCACAATCCGGATACGATCCCACTGCAACCACCAATGTCGCGCGCTTTCAAGCTGAAGTTCTATTGAGTTTGGCCGGGAAGGCAGTAGAGAACGATCCGGCCCGGACTGTGCTGTTTATCGGCCATAAAGAATGGTTTGACGCTTACCTGGTATTTACAGGCTTAACCAAATCCACTGCACCGGTGTACGCGCGTCTTGCCTACGAGCATAAACAGGATCAACTCATCGATTTCAGCGCAGGCCGGGTGATTGACAGAATCGAGGAGGGCAAGGTGCCCCTCATGGCCATAAATGTCATCGTTGGCTGGCCTCACACTCCTGAATCGCCGTCAAAGTACTCATTCAATGACACACTCTCAACACCAAAGCTGAAGGTAACCAATCACAGGGAGATCACTTATCGGCTGCTGGATTTTGGCGACATGATCGTTTACGACGAGATCAAAGGGCTGAGTGGACGGCCAACATCGGGCCTCCTTGCAATGCTTTTTAAAATTATCGGTGAAGGGCGCGTCGTTCAGTCCAGAATCGCCATCACGCCCGATGGCTTACAAATCACCCGAGCCAGGGCGAAGAAAGGTTTCTTCGGCGTCAGTGCTACTGTAACGGTACAACCAAATGGAGTCACAAAGAAGGGGTTGCCGAAAGACCGCCCGGAGCTGCAAGCTTTTGAAACACTTCTTAAGCGACCTTTGAAAATAAAATATATTCCACTTCGGGCCAAAGTGCTGGCTGAGATGTGGGTAAAAGAATCTAACGGTAAGCTGAGCACACAGGTGCACTTTTATAAGGATCAGAATTATGAATAGATGGCAAAGCATCTTCGTGGTGCTGCCGATGATGTGGGCCACAGCCACCGCGCAGACAGTGGATAAAGAGATAATTAAATGGGGTACATTAGCGACAGAGGCCTCGGATTGGGGACAGGTTTTGAAACAAATGAATGCCGATTTGGTGAAGCAAAGCGGTGGCAAGCTTGTAATACGATTTTACTTTGGCCGCGATGAGCAGGATTTGGTTGCCTTATTGAAGAATAAGCAATGTGACGCTGTGTCTCTAACCACAGTCGGACTGGGGCATATTTTGCCCGCAATTGGTGTCTTCCAACAGCCCATGTTGTTCTCCAAATATGAGGAGTGGGACTATGTGAAGGATAATCTGACCGATGAATTTGCAAACCGATTTGATAAGGTGGGGTGCACATTCCTGGGTTGGGCAGATATAGGTTTTATTTACCTTTTTTCGAAAGAACCGATCAGAACCCAAACGGATCTGCAGAAATCCAAAGTCTGGGCCTGGACCTTGGACCCAATAGCACAGGCCTTTGCGTCTGCAGCAGGACGCGAACCGGTCTTGCTACCCATTGAAAGCGTTTTGACTGCTTTGCGGAATGATGAAATACAAACCGTTTATACCTCTCCGCTGGCATGCATCGTCTATCAATGGCAAACGCAAGTCAAATATTTGACTGACCTTCCACTTACTGTTGGAATAGGCGCGGCCATTATGGATAAAGGGCGGTTTGAGCGCTTAAGCAAAGAACACAGAGATCTTTTACAAAGACTTGCAAAAAAATACCACGAGCAACTCGTCAACAGAATTCGAGAAAGCAATGAGGAGTCGCTCCGAGTTTTGCAAGAACGGGGTCTGAAAATAATCGCTGTCCCGCAAATGGAAAAGAGGAAATGGCGGCAAGTCTTAGTGCGAGTGCAAAACCAGTTCATAGGGCAACTTTATGAGAAAGACTTACTGGATCAAATCAGAAATCTGGTAAAGCAGTACCGTAACAAAAATAATTAACCTGACCAAACTGAATTTTTTACCAACGACAATGACAAAAGCGTTTTTTATTGTTACAACATTCTTTCTAACCATTTGCCGGAGCCAGGTCGCAATTGCCCAGGAATGGACCGTTTATACCACCGCAGATGGACTGGTTGAGAATTCAATTTCAATGATACAGGAAGATACAAAAGGCTATCTCTGGTTTATGTCTGACTTTGATGGCGTCAGCAGATTCGGTGGCGTTCGTTTTCAAAATTTTGACAGTGCAAACGGGCTACCCAGTAATAATATCTATTACACATTCGCTGATCGGGAAGGCAATTTCTGGTTCGCAACTGACCGCGGTGTGAGCAGGCACGACGGCAAGCACTTTAAGAACCTGACTGTCGCTGATGGATTGGCAGGTAACTTCGTGACTTTCATATTGCAAGACCGCGAGAATCATTTATGGTTTGCAACAGACCAGGGTATCAGCGATTACGATGGAACGACATTTATTAACTATACAACTGTCGATGAAATTCAACTGAGCACTGTGACTTTCATGCTGGAAGATCGCCAAAATATTCTCTGGTTTGCCACGACAGATGGAATTTTTAAATATGATGGCAAAGCATTTCAAGTCGTGGCCAATCGCAATGATCTTCCGCCGGTGCATATTATTTTTGAAGACGGACAAGGGAATTTGTGGTTTGGAGCTGAGGATGGCGTTTATCAAAAACGGCGCAATGATTCGGCATTGGCAGGACCGCTCATCCCGACCGATGTTTCTTCTATCGTGGAAGATGCGCTGGGCAATCTGTGGTTTGCTTCGACTTCGCTTGGCGTCATCGAACATGAATTTGATACCAGCCGCTTTATTATGCCACGGGAATTGGCGGACAAAACCGTGTACTCGATGTTAGCAGACACACGAGGAGAGATGTGGTTCGGCACAGATGTGGGGATCACTGGATATAATGGCGAAGCTTTCGAGAATTTTACACAGATCAATGGTAAACAATTCAATTCTGTTCGATGCATCTGGCAGGATAGAGACGGCAATCTATGGTTTGGCACCGAAAACGGTTTGCTCAAGTACCGACTGAATAACCTGTGGCATTATACAGAAAACGACGGTCTCATAAACAATAGTGTGAAAGTGGTAATAGAAGGTACGGATGAAACACTGTGGCTCGGCACGGAAAAGGGTGTTAGTTATTATGACGGTGAAGCATTTCATGATTTTAAATTATTGGGTGAAGACCAAAGCGTTTTGTCTATGCTGCAAGATAGCAAAGGCACCTTATGGATTGGAACCACTGGAACGCTTTATAGGAATTCCAACCCCTTCAGAGAAAACAAGACATTGACTGCTGTTCGATCCATGATTGAAGAAGAGTCTGGGAATTTATGGTTTGCGACAGCGTCCGGAGTTGTTTTTTACGACGGCAGGCTCTTTCGTAGTTTTCCGGTCGAAAATAGCCGGGAAATGCTTCTTGACAGCAAAGGTCGTTTATGGATTGGGACCTGGGATTCCGGTATCTATAAATATGATCACGGCGACAGCCTGACGAACTATACGATGGCAGACGGTCTCGGCAGCAACCATGTCACCTGGATACTGGAGTCCCAAAATGGTGATTTATGGTTTGGATTGAGAAGTGGTATCTCGCCGTCCCCTGGCGCAAGAGTGGCTCGGGGCGGGTTGTGCCGTTTCGACGGCCACAGTTTTGAGAATTTTACCAGGGATGATGGACTCATTAGTGATGTAATAAACGTCGCGCTGGAAGATAATGAAGGATACTTATGGCTTGGAACTGATAATGGTGTGATGAAGTGTGAGAGCCTCATCGTCGACGATTCCTTAAGGGTCGAAACCATAACCAGAGCGAACGGCTTACTGAGCAATTATGTTGCTTCAATTTATTTGGACCGGTCCGGTAATTTTTGGTTTGGTACTGATAAAGGTGTCAGCAAGTTCGATGGAGAAAATTTCCAAAACATTTTATTGGAAGAGGATTTCGGTTTTGGATTTGTTAAAAACATATTCGAAGATAGTGATGGCGCAATATGGCTGACCAGTACAAACAGCGGCGTGATAAAATATACGCCACCGGCAAAGGAAGTCCATCCGCGGATCCTTATTACTCAAATTGAAGCAGATAAGATTTATAGTGACAACTTTGACTCCATTAGAGTTCCTTCCAACAGACGCGTCAGTTTTGAATATACAGCGATCAGCTTTAAAACCAATCCGGAGATAATGCGATTCCAATATATGTTGGAGGGACACGATTCCGGCTGGCGGCCCTCCACTTTTGAAAGGAGAGTCCATTATGAGGACTTGATAGCAAAGAATTACAAATTTAAGGTACGAGCAATCGATGAGGATTTACATTATTCGAGTCCGCCGGCATCCATTGACATCTCGGTTTTTCAGCCGTTCTATTTGACAACACTATTCATGGCGATAATGATCCTAACTGGAATCGTAACAATTGGTGGTACGGGCTATCTGATTGTACAGGTGAGAAGCCAACGAAGGATTGCTGCCAGCTTTCGCGAAAAACTCCAACTGCAAAAGGAGGCGGAGCGGGTACAGGCAGCCAAAATGGAATCCTTAAGCCAGCTGGTCGCCGGTGTGGCGCATGAAATCAATACGCCTATTGGCGCGATTACCGGAAACAATGATATTATCAGCCGCGCAGTTGCAAAAATCAAGGACCATCTCGGCGAGGAACGGAATTCGAAAAACCCCGAAAATGAACATCTGCTCAAAGCATTTGCAATTTTAGAAAACACAAACCAGGCAAGTATACTTGCTTCAGAGCGAATTGCAAAAATAGTTACCAATTTGAGGAGATTTGTGAGGCTCGATGAAGCTGAGCGCCAGACGGCCGATGTCCATGAAGGATTGAATAGTGCAACTGCTTTGCTGGAAGCCGAGCTCGGGGGACGCATCGTTTTCAAAAGAGAGTATGGCGACATCCCTAAAATTTATTGTTCGCCAACCAACTTAAACCAGGCTTTCATGGCCATTCTAAAGAACGCCGTCGATGCCATAAAGGATAACGGAGAAATCAAAATTAAAACCGCGGAACTTGACGAGAATCTTAGAATTGAAATCAGCGATGACGGAACAGGTATTCCTCAGGAAAATATCGCTAGAATTTTCGACCCTGGCTTTACAACAAAAGGTGTGAAAGTCGGTGTTGGACTTGGGTTATCGATATGCTACAAGATTATTGTAGATGAGCATCGGGGCCACATAGACGTTTCCAGCAAACCTGACAAAGGGACGACTTTTACCATTAATTTACCGATCCGTTTTGAAGCCAACAGTAAGGCTTAGGGAGACAAGATATGGGAGTTCGGTGCAAATTCACATTACTTTGTTTTCTGTGGGTATTTAGCATTGGCTGCAGCATGACCAAAATGGCGGCGAACCAAACGACGGCCATTATTATAAAAGCGGCACCCGCATTTGACCGGGAAAGTGATGTGGAGCTGGCAGAACAGGCCATCTTATCGAACCTGAAAATGCTTGAGGGGTTGCTCGAAATCATACCTGATAATCCCGATCTCTTACTCATCACGTCCAGCAGTTTTTCAAGCTATGCTTTTGGATTTGTAGAACAAAGAATAGAAATTGCTGACCATAATTACCAATATGAGGAAAAAGAAAAGTTGGTCGGCCGGGCTGTCGACTTCTACAACAGGGGAAAAAATTATGGCTTGCGATTATTATCCAAATCACAAAAAAAATTCCCACAGCTGCTTGAGGCAGATTTAAAAGACCTTTCATTGGCACTGCAGCAATTGCGCAAAAAAGAAGTCCCGGCTCTGTT encodes the following:
- a CDS encoding class I SAM-dependent methyltransferase, producing MDFNNQAQNPNENFREFYDSVGRLYPEEKLVFKTLRGVIRRQFILSHLQKFKGVLLDLGCNRGYYISEYLNGKAIGVDISYPVLQEAKSRLPEISFLQGDAQQLAFLKPNSVDAILCSEMIEHVPNAQGVISECFRILKPGGDLLITTPNYKKEKPTWIKIGEMKSYGVRGVKDDTYFHTAFRPEELKEMAESAGFTNVETGTFEKEVKYSTRIPVVLYHLLNMLNTHLVHSGKLERANETMLNKSSLFIYRFCKIIGLNGFFVSLVKEGVRSYLFARRAE
- the dctP gene encoding TRAP transporter substrate-binding protein DctP, with the protein product MNRWQSIFVVLPMMWATATAQTVDKEIIKWGTLATEASDWGQVLKQMNADLVKQSGGKLVIRFYFGRDEQDLVALLKNKQCDAVSLTTVGLGHILPAIGVFQQPMLFSKYEEWDYVKDNLTDEFANRFDKVGCTFLGWADIGFIYLFSKEPIRTQTDLQKSKVWAWTLDPIAQAFASAAGREPVLLPIESVLTALRNDEIQTVYTSPLACIVYQWQTQVKYLTDLPLTVGIGAAIMDKGRFERLSKEHRDLLQRLAKKYHEQLVNRIRESNEESLRVLQERGLKIIAVPQMEKRKWRQVLVRVQNQFIGQLYEKDLLDQIRNLVKQYRNKNN
- a CDS encoding ATP-binding protein, giving the protein MTKAFFIVTTFFLTICRSQVAIAQEWTVYTTADGLVENSISMIQEDTKGYLWFMSDFDGVSRFGGVRFQNFDSANGLPSNNIYYTFADREGNFWFATDRGVSRHDGKHFKNLTVADGLAGNFVTFILQDRENHLWFATDQGISDYDGTTFINYTTVDEIQLSTVTFMLEDRQNILWFATTDGIFKYDGKAFQVVANRNDLPPVHIIFEDGQGNLWFGAEDGVYQKRRNDSALAGPLIPTDVSSIVEDALGNLWFASTSLGVIEHEFDTSRFIMPRELADKTVYSMLADTRGEMWFGTDVGITGYNGEAFENFTQINGKQFNSVRCIWQDRDGNLWFGTENGLLKYRLNNLWHYTENDGLINNSVKVVIEGTDETLWLGTEKGVSYYDGEAFHDFKLLGEDQSVLSMLQDSKGTLWIGTTGTLYRNSNPFRENKTLTAVRSMIEEESGNLWFATASGVVFYDGRLFRSFPVENSREMLLDSKGRLWIGTWDSGIYKYDHGDSLTNYTMADGLGSNHVTWILESQNGDLWFGLRSGISPSPGARVARGGLCRFDGHSFENFTRDDGLISDVINVALEDNEGYLWLGTDNGVMKCESLIVDDSLRVETITRANGLLSNYVASIYLDRSGNFWFGTDKGVSKFDGENFQNILLEEDFGFGFVKNIFEDSDGAIWLTSTNSGVIKYTPPAKEVHPRILITQIEADKIYSDNFDSIRVPSNRRVSFEYTAISFKTNPEIMRFQYMLEGHDSGWRPSTFERRVHYEDLIAKNYKFKVRAIDEDLHYSSPPASIDISVFQPFYLTTLFMAIMILTGIVTIGGTGYLIVQVRSQRRIAASFREKLQLQKEAERVQAAKMESLSQLVAGVAHEINTPIGAITGNNDIISRAVAKIKDHLGEERNSKNPENEHLLKAFAILENTNQASILASERIAKIVTNLRRFVRLDEAERQTADVHEGLNSATALLEAELGGRIVFKREYGDIPKIYCSPTNLNQAFMAILKNAVDAIKDNGEIKIKTAELDENLRIEISDDGTGIPQENIARIFDPGFTTKGVKVGVGLGLSICYKIIVDEHRGHIDVSSKPDKGTTFTINLPIRFEANSKA